The Sorex araneus isolate mSorAra2 chromosome 5, mSorAra2.pri, whole genome shotgun sequence genome has a segment encoding these proteins:
- the SHE gene encoding SH2 domain-containing adapter protein E yields MQWPPAPGASPCLAWASSLACSAATTLLSRAGRAPLMAAKWFKEFPLNLKTVSERARPGGAGSAKLRKNSEAGGAGPAAGKGRKNSAAELGAGRPGGAPPKDSRLSRDSLQGLIQAAAGKGRKNSRATDDEPHRGASKSSGCSTYINRLIKVDTQEKGAKGAYPGGAGGSTSSSSSCSSSASSSPSSLGPDLDKGKAVKQQDTVIILEDYADPYDAKRTKGQRDAERVGENDGYMEPYDAQQMITEIRRRGSKDPLVKALQLLDGPCEPGEQGPKGDTQARRRGSKELLGKAPQLYDTPYEPVDGAAPRAEGKARAPDGHGRLPENDGRPAAEYEQPWEWKKEQIARALSVQFEGAERPCAKEETGRQHLRQKSWTQKILKPALPDHSEGERVDPSLPLEKQPWYHGSISRAEAEGLLQPCREAGYLVRNSESGNSRYSIALKTSQGCVHIIVAQTKDNKYTLNQTSAVFTSIPEVVHYYSNEKLPFKGAEHMSLLYPVHSKLH; encoded by the exons ATGCAgtggcccccggcccctggcgCCTCCCCGTGCCTGGCCTGGGCCTCCTCGCTCGCCTGCTCCGCGGCCACGACGCTCCTGAGCCGCGCCGGCCGGGCCCCCCTCATGGCGGCCAAGTGGTTCAAGGAGTTTCCGCTGAACCTGAAGACCGTGTCCGAGCGCGCCCGGCCCGGCGGCGCCGGCAGCGCCAAGCTGCGCAAGAACTCGGAGGCGGGCGGTGCGGGGCCCGCGGCCGGCAAGGGCCGCAAGAACTCGGCGGCCGAGCTgggggccggccggccgggcggcGCGCCCCCCAAGGACAGCCGGCTGTCCCGGGACAGCCTGCAGGGGCTGATCCAGGCCGCCGCGGGGAAGGGCCGCAAGAACTCGCGGGCCACGGACGACGAGCCCCACCGGGGCGCCAGCAAGAGCTCGGGCTGCAGCACCTACATCAACAGGCTCATTAAGGTGGACACGCAGGAGAAGGGCGCCAAGGGCGCGTACCCCGGCGGCGCGGGCggcagcaccagcagcagcagcagctgctctTCCTCGGCGTCCTCGTCCCCATCCTCCCTGGGCCCTGATTTGGACAAGGGCAAGGCTGTGAAGCAGCAAGACACG GTCATCATCCTGGAAGACTACGCAGACCCTTACGATGCCAAGCGGACCAAAGGCCAGAGGGACGCTGAGAGAGTTGGCGAGAATGATGGCTACATGGAGCCCTATGACGCGCAGCAGATGATAACAG AAATTCGACGTCGCGGCTCCAAAGACCCCCTGGTGAAGGCCCTCCAGCTGCTGGATGGCCCGTGCGAGCCAGGGGAGCAGGGCCCGAAGGGGGACACGCAGGCCCGGAGGAGGGGCTCCAAGGAGCTGCTGGGGAAGGCCCCCCAGCTGTACGACACGCCCTACGAGCCTGtggacggggctgcccccagggccGAGGGCAAGGCCAGGGCCCCCGACGGTCACGGCCGGCTGCCCGAGAATGACGGGAGGCCTGCGGCCGAGTACGAGCAGCCCTGGGAGTGGAAGAAGGAACAGATCGCCCGGGCGCTGTCGG TTCAGTTTGAAGGCGCAGAGCGGCCGTGCGCCAAGGAGGAGACGGGGAGGCAGCATCTCCGCCAGAAGAGCTGGACCCAGAAGATCCTGAAGCCAGCGCTGCCCGACCACAGCGAGGGGGAGAGGgtggacccctccctgcccctggagaagcagcc CTGGTACCACGGCTCCATCAGCCGAGCGGAGGCGGAGGgtctgctccagccctgcagagaaGCTGGGTACCTGGTCCGGAACAGCGAGTCGGGGAACAGTCGGTACTCCATCGCGCTGAA GACGAGTCAAGGATGTGTCCACATCATTGTGGCCCAGACCAAGGACAACAAGTACACCCTGAATCAGACCAGCGCCGTCTTTACCAGCATCCCGGAAGTGGTACACTACTATTCCAACGAGAAGCTGCCCTTCAAGGGGGCGGAGCACATGAGTCTTCTCTACCCAGTGCACAGCAAACTGCACTAG